A genomic window from Shewanella vesiculosa includes:
- a CDS encoding tyrosine-protein phosphatase has product MQAHPYDVLALDNGAKLIFTPCPGTKDEALAASVATLKAAGAKMLITLMFDDEIVRNKAENLPAECASQAITWVQLPIADDAAPGQAFETQWLAHKLQIIELLNNRSAIAVHCKGGSGRTGLVISLILVSLGWPKDKVINAVQTLRPKALTHPVQREYFDAFNG; this is encoded by the coding sequence ATGCAAGCTCATCCTTATGATGTTTTAGCGTTAGATAATGGCGCCAAGCTGATTTTTACCCCGTGTCCTGGTACCAAAGATGAAGCATTAGCTGCGTCAGTTGCCACATTAAAGGCGGCGGGTGCAAAAATGCTAATCACTTTGATGTTTGATGACGAAATAGTGCGTAATAAAGCGGAGAATTTACCCGCAGAATGTGCCTCACAGGCCATTACTTGGGTGCAATTGCCCATTGCTGATGATGCTGCGCCAGGGCAAGCGTTTGAAACTCAGTGGTTAGCCCATAAACTCCAGATTATTGAATTGCTGAATAACCGAAGCGCTATCGCTGTGCATTGTAAAGGCGGTTCTGGCCGCACGGGATTAGTCATTAGTCTGATATTAGTAAGTTTAGGCTGGCCTAAAGATAAAGTGATTAATGCAGTGCAAACTCTGCGACCCAAGGCGCTGACTCATCCGGTTCAGCGTGAATATTTTGATGCATTTAATGGTTAG
- the arsB gene encoding ACR3 family arsenite efflux transporter → MGTFERFLSVWVGLSMLAGVLLGLWQPEVFQAIANLEIAHVNLVVAVFIWVMIYPMMVQIDFSAMKDVGKNPKGLLLTIVINWLIKPFTMAALGWLFFKVLFADLVDPASAQEYIAGMILLGVAPCTAMVFVWSQLTKGDANYTLVQVSVNDVIMIFAFAPITALLLGVSDIQVPWETLLISVLLYVLLPLLAGVTTRYLLNRRHGLAAVNSFLANLKPWSIIGLLATVVLLFGFQAEVIVSDPQTIGLIAIPLVIQTYGIFIIGYIAAKWLKLAHNIAAPACLIGTSNFFELAVAVAISLFGLHSGAALATVVGVLVEVPVMLSLVAIINRTQHWFNH, encoded by the coding sequence ATGGGAACGTTCGAACGGTTTTTATCGGTATGGGTTGGCTTAAGCATGTTGGCCGGAGTGTTGTTAGGTTTATGGCAGCCCGAGGTCTTTCAGGCTATCGCTAATCTTGAAATCGCCCACGTTAACTTGGTTGTTGCGGTGTTTATTTGGGTGATGATTTATCCAATGATGGTGCAAATTGATTTTTCGGCAATGAAAGATGTAGGTAAAAACCCTAAGGGATTATTACTCACCATTGTCATTAATTGGTTAATTAAACCCTTTACCATGGCAGCATTGGGCTGGTTGTTTTTTAAGGTGCTGTTTGCCGATTTAGTCGACCCTGCATCTGCGCAAGAGTATATCGCAGGGATGATTTTATTAGGCGTTGCACCTTGTACCGCAATGGTGTTCGTGTGGTCGCAATTAACTAAAGGTGATGCGAACTACACATTAGTGCAAGTGTCAGTTAATGACGTAATTATGATTTTTGCCTTTGCGCCAATTACTGCATTATTACTGGGTGTAAGCGATATTCAGGTGCCATGGGAAACCTTGCTTATATCGGTATTACTGTATGTGTTGTTGCCATTATTGGCTGGTGTAACAACGCGTTACTTGCTTAATCGTCGCCATGGCTTAGCCGCTGTTAACTCATTTTTGGCCAATTTAAAACCATGGTCGATTATCGGTTTACTGGCCACAGTGGTGTTGCTGTTCGGTTTTCAAGCTGAAGTGATTGTGTCAGATCCGCAAACCATTGGCTTAATTGCCATACCACTAGTTATTCAAACGTACGGTATTTTTATTATTGGGTACATAGCAGCTAAATGGCTGAAATTAGCCCATAACATTGCCGCCCCAGCTTGTTTAATTGGTACATCTAACTTTTTCGAGCTAGCTGTCGCTGTGGCGATATCGTTATTTGGGCTGCACTCAGGAGCCGCGTTGGCTACGGTTGTAGGGGTATTAGTTGAAGTGCCGGTGATGTTATCGCTGGTGGCCATTATCAATCGGACTCAACATTGGTTTAACCATTAA
- a CDS encoding ArsJ-associated glyceraldehyde-3-phosphate dehydrogenase: MTIKIGINGFGRMGRLSMRAAYDWDDVEIVHINDPAGDAATLAHLMTFDSVHGRWHHEATHDGDAIVIKGKAIPCSRNVATQDTDWSKCDVVIEASGKIKTKALLQAYLDQGVKRVVVTAPVKEDGVLNIVMGVNEHLYDKAIHPIVTAASCTTNCLAPVVKVIHEKIGIKHGSMTTIHDITNTQTILDAPHQDLRRARACGISLIPTTTGSATAITHIFPELKGKLNGHAIRVPLANASLTDCVFEVARGTTAEEVNQLLKQAADSELKGIMGYEERPLVSVDYKTDPRSSIIDALSTMVVNDTQVKLYVWYDNEWGYANRTAELARKVGLADKE; this comes from the coding sequence ATGACAATAAAAATAGGCATTAACGGTTTTGGCCGTATGGGACGTTTATCAATGCGTGCGGCGTATGATTGGGACGATGTTGAAATTGTGCACATTAATGATCCCGCTGGCGATGCTGCTACCCTGGCGCACTTAATGACCTTTGATTCAGTTCATGGTCGTTGGCATCATGAAGCGACACATGATGGTGATGCCATAGTGATTAAGGGTAAAGCTATTCCTTGCAGTCGTAATGTGGCCACCCAAGACACTGATTGGTCAAAATGCGATGTAGTGATTGAAGCCTCCGGCAAGATAAAAACCAAAGCCTTACTACAAGCTTACTTAGATCAAGGGGTCAAAAGAGTTGTAGTAACCGCGCCAGTAAAAGAAGACGGCGTGCTCAATATTGTGATGGGCGTAAATGAGCATTTATACGATAAAGCGATTCATCCAATCGTAACGGCAGCTTCTTGTACCACCAATTGTTTAGCGCCTGTGGTGAAAGTGATCCACGAAAAAATAGGTATTAAACATGGCTCGATGACCACTATTCATGACATTACTAACACCCAAACGATTTTAGATGCACCGCATCAAGATTTACGCCGCGCCCGTGCGTGTGGCATCAGTTTAATTCCAACCACCACCGGCTCTGCTACTGCCATTACTCATATTTTTCCTGAATTGAAAGGCAAGTTAAATGGCCATGCGATTCGGGTGCCGCTAGCCAATGCATCGCTTACCGATTGTGTGTTTGAAGTGGCTCGAGGCACAACGGCAGAAGAAGTAAACCAGCTTTTGAAGCAAGCAGCTGATAGCGAACTTAAGGGGATTATGGGTTATGAAGAGCGCCCATTAGTGTCGGTCGATTATAAAACCGATCCACGCTCAAGTATTATCGATGCCTTATCGACTATGGTGGTTAATGATACCCAAGTTAAGCTGTATGTGTGGTACGACAATGAGTGGGGTTACGCTAACCGCACCGCTGAGCTCGCGCGCAAAGTAGGTTTGGCGGACAAGGAATAA
- the arsJ gene encoding organoarsenical effux MFS transporter ArsJ, which yields MGLLTFSTLPSHIKQYLIITGNYWAFTLTDGALRMLVVLYFHQLGYSPFNIAMLFLFYEIFGVVTNLVGGWLGARLGLNNTMNIGLCLQIVALAMLAVPADMLTIMYVMVAQALSGIAKDLNKMSAKSAIKMLVPSDAQSKLYQWVAILTGSKNALKGLGFFLGGILLTLFEFRGAVLLMAALLACVWVMSLLSLKADLGKAKNKPKFIDIFSKSPAINLLSAARMFLFGARDVWFVVALPVFLAVTFEWDHWWVGGFMASWVIGYGIVQSFAPYVTGKKHGKVPTGRAAFVWAGYLLLIPAAIALALHFNFYIHVTLIAGLMLFGAVFAINSSLHSYLIVSYAGHDGVSLDVGFYYMANAMGRLIGTVLSGLVYQIYGLEACLWISSGFIALATLISFKLPYTL from the coding sequence ATGGGGCTGTTAACTTTCAGTACATTGCCATCTCACATTAAGCAATATCTAATAATCACTGGTAATTATTGGGCATTTACCTTAACCGATGGTGCACTGCGTATGCTGGTGGTGCTGTATTTTCATCAGCTAGGTTACAGCCCGTTCAATATCGCGATGTTGTTTTTGTTTTATGAGATTTTTGGCGTAGTCACTAATCTTGTAGGTGGTTGGCTAGGGGCAAGGCTTGGCTTAAATAACACCATGAATATTGGTCTCTGCCTACAAATAGTTGCGCTAGCTATGTTGGCCGTACCAGCGGACATGTTGACCATAATGTATGTCATGGTTGCGCAAGCCTTGTCGGGTATTGCTAAAGACCTCAATAAAATGAGCGCCAAGAGTGCGATTAAAATGTTGGTGCCTAGTGATGCGCAGAGCAAGTTGTATCAATGGGTGGCCATTCTTACTGGCTCTAAAAATGCGTTAAAAGGACTGGGGTTCTTTTTAGGTGGCATTTTGCTCACGCTATTTGAATTTCGCGGTGCAGTGCTGTTGATGGCAGCCTTATTAGCTTGTGTGTGGGTGATGAGTCTATTGAGCTTAAAAGCGGATTTAGGCAAAGCGAAAAATAAACCTAAATTTATCGATATTTTTTCCAAAAGTCCGGCGATTAATTTGTTGTCGGCAGCGCGAATGTTTTTGTTTGGTGCTCGAGATGTATGGTTTGTGGTGGCGTTACCAGTGTTTTTAGCGGTGACATTTGAATGGGATCATTGGTGGGTGGGCGGTTTTATGGCGAGTTGGGTGATTGGCTACGGCATCGTCCAGTCATTTGCGCCTTATGTTACTGGTAAAAAACACGGCAAAGTACCAACAGGACGCGCAGCCTTTGTATGGGCTGGCTACTTATTACTTATTCCTGCTGCTATTGCTCTTGCGTTGCACTTTAACTTTTATATCCACGTGACATTAATTGCCGGATTAATGCTATTTGGCGCTGTGTTTGCCATTAACTCGTCACTGCACAGTTATCTGATTGTTAGTTATGCAGGTCATGATGGCGTGTCACTTGATGTGGGATTTTATTACATGGCCAACGCCATGGGACGTCTTATCGGCACCGTTCTTTCGGGGTTGGTGTATCAAATATACGGTTTAGAAGCTTGTTTGTGGATATCGAGTGGCTTTATAGCGCTAGCAACATTAATATCATTTAAGCTGCCGTATACGTTGTAA
- a CDS encoding sigma-54-dependent Fis family transcriptional regulator codes for MPRPTLFYHLHRQEGEARLLALPSSQHFNKIASSVDQSWLDQLKSNSIDVAIIELSQLSQQEYAELTDSSIMSDIELIFLTEGKPNPNLDHLMSKTAGYHFRQPYDADVINDTLEDFARDFKSQSTKQKQPFSSELDQYGLLVGSSRAMHKLYRTIRKVAVTESNVLIVGESGAGKELVANTIHLASHRVDEPFIAINCGALSPELVDSELFGHVKGAFTGAHRDHRGVFEQAEGGTLFLDEVTEMPLEHQVKLLRVLENNEYRSVGSQHLKKANVRIIAATNRDLADAIDAGHFREDLYFRLAHFPIQVPPLRNRNNDISGLAQHFLAYRNTAEKLTKMFSDDALNLIQQQKWPGNVRELKHAIERAYILAENEILPSHIMVSSLEPSTEPLTDGVQIPVGMRLDELEKAAIYQALDESMGNKNETAKQLGISVKTLYNKLSKYQDQTSPDEP; via the coding sequence ATGCCACGTCCAACACTTTTTTACCATTTACACCGTCAAGAAGGTGAAGCTCGTCTACTTGCTTTACCAAGTAGCCAGCACTTTAATAAGATTGCCAGCTCAGTTGACCAGTCCTGGTTAGACCAACTGAAGAGTAACTCAATAGACGTTGCTATCATTGAACTGTCACAATTAAGCCAACAAGAATACGCTGAGCTAACTGACAGTTCGATAATGTCTGATATTGAGCTCATCTTCTTAACCGAAGGTAAGCCAAACCCCAACTTAGATCATTTAATGTCAAAAACGGCTGGTTATCATTTTCGCCAGCCTTACGATGCTGATGTGATTAACGACACGCTAGAAGACTTTGCCCGAGACTTCAAATCGCAATCGACTAAGCAAAAACAGCCTTTTTCGAGTGAACTAGACCAATATGGTTTATTGGTTGGTTCATCGCGTGCGATGCACAAGTTATATCGCACTATTCGTAAAGTCGCTGTCACCGAGAGCAACGTGCTCATCGTTGGTGAAAGCGGTGCAGGTAAAGAGCTCGTTGCCAATACTATTCATTTGGCTAGTCATAGAGTCGACGAACCCTTTATCGCAATTAACTGTGGTGCATTAAGCCCTGAACTGGTCGACAGCGAACTGTTTGGTCATGTAAAAGGCGCTTTTACTGGTGCCCATCGAGATCACCGTGGTGTATTTGAGCAGGCAGAAGGCGGCACCTTATTTCTTGATGAAGTCACCGAAATGCCGTTAGAACACCAAGTAAAATTACTACGCGTACTCGAAAATAATGAATATCGCTCAGTGGGCTCACAACATCTTAAAAAAGCCAATGTTCGTATTATTGCCGCCACTAACCGCGATCTAGCCGACGCTATTGATGCGGGTCATTTCCGCGAAGACTTATATTTTCGTTTAGCGCATTTTCCCATCCAAGTGCCACCATTACGCAACCGTAACAACGACATAAGTGGACTCGCCCAGCACTTTTTGGCATATCGAAACACAGCTGAAAAACTCACAAAAATGTTTTCAGATGATGCACTTAACCTGATCCAACAACAAAAATGGCCTGGTAATGTCCGCGAATTGAAACACGCTATTGAACGTGCATATATTCTGGCAGAAAACGAAATTTTACCGAGCCATATCATGGTGTCATCGCTAGAACCTTCAACAGAGCCGTTAACTGACGGCGTACAAATACCTGTGGGCATGCGCCTCGACGAACTAGAAAAAGCTGCAATTTATCAGGCCCTTGATGAATCTATGGGCAATAAAAATGAAACTGCAAAACAATTAGGTATCAGCGTTAAAACCCTTTATAACAAGTTAAGTAAATACCAAGACCAAACGAGTCCAGACGAACCTTAA
- a CDS encoding diacylglycerol kinase family protein, translating to MLTRIHIKYYYTLGTLLAACLCVALPYVLLKLVFAWLALSLGLVSSAYWFNSAGIFRKRQDGSIPWYIGWSFIPFLLGCQLYNAWARKNDKVPAIQKIDKQLYLACRLFSGDIDRLKHEKIDAILDVTAEFDALEWTLVDENIAYLNIPVLDHSVPSVAQLNQAINWLHNQVSNGKNVVVHCALGRGRSVLVLAAYLVCREQNRNVNDVLKSISSIRQTARLNKWQLAAVEKMHRLNQIHIHKRAWLIVNPVSGGGKWHDEADHITQTLSDYFQLEVLYTTKDKSAVQLTEHAKKQGADIIVACGGDGTVNEVASVIVDSDIYLGIIPMGTTNALSHTLFGITSKLVPVSQALDILIQGYSQRIDTAMCNEQLMLLLAGLGFERKMIQKADRDRKNELGQLAYLNGLWEAIDENQPLSMKLQLDSGDIQMINTTSLVIANAAPFTSVLAQGNGEPNITDGLLDITWIESSETSPQQLLSMTELLFAGLTGEREDDQQSGIHHEQAKTIQLSTDSLCKYVIDGELFESEDLCIKVKPKSLNVLLPQASKHI from the coding sequence ATGCTCACCCGTATCCATATTAAATATTATTATACCCTTGGTACGTTATTGGCTGCGTGCTTATGTGTGGCGCTTCCTTATGTGTTACTTAAGCTTGTTTTTGCGTGGCTTGCATTATCTTTAGGCTTGGTGAGTTCGGCGTATTGGTTTAATAGTGCAGGTATTTTCCGTAAACGCCAAGATGGCAGTATTCCTTGGTATATAGGTTGGAGCTTTATTCCGTTTTTATTGGGTTGCCAGCTATATAACGCCTGGGCGAGAAAAAATGACAAAGTTCCTGCAATACAAAAAATTGATAAGCAGCTGTATTTAGCCTGCCGGTTGTTTTCGGGCGATATTGACCGACTTAAGCATGAGAAAATTGATGCTATTTTAGATGTTACTGCAGAATTTGACGCATTAGAGTGGACTCTGGTTGATGAAAATATTGCCTATTTAAATATTCCGGTATTGGATCACAGCGTACCTAGCGTCGCACAGTTAAATCAAGCGATTAATTGGTTACATAACCAAGTCAGTAATGGCAAAAATGTCGTAGTACATTGTGCATTAGGTCGAGGGCGTTCGGTGTTAGTGCTAGCCGCTTACTTAGTGTGCCGTGAGCAAAATCGTAATGTTAATGATGTGCTGAAATCTATCAGTAGTATTCGTCAAACCGCGCGGTTAAATAAATGGCAGTTAGCGGCCGTCGAAAAAATGCATCGCCTGAATCAAATTCATATCCATAAACGCGCTTGGTTGATTGTGAACCCAGTGTCAGGTGGCGGTAAGTGGCATGATGAAGCCGATCATATAACTCAAACCTTGAGCGATTATTTTCAGCTTGAAGTCTTATATACCACTAAAGACAAGTCTGCGGTGCAACTAACCGAACATGCCAAAAAACAGGGTGCTGATATTATTGTTGCTTGTGGTGGAGATGGCACAGTTAACGAGGTGGCATCGGTGATTGTCGACAGTGATATTTATCTAGGTATTATTCCTATGGGCACCACTAATGCACTTAGTCACACCTTGTTTGGTATCACCAGTAAGTTAGTACCGGTATCGCAAGCGCTTGATATTTTGATTCAAGGTTATTCTCAGCGCATAGATACTGCCATGTGTAATGAGCAATTGATGTTGTTGCTAGCGGGCTTGGGCTTTGAGCGGAAAATGATACAGAAAGCCGATCGCGACCGCAAAAATGAGCTCGGACAGTTGGCTTACCTTAATGGTTTGTGGGAGGCGATAGATGAAAATCAGCCTTTGTCGATGAAATTACAGCTTGATAGTGGTGATATTCAAATGATTAACACCACGAGTTTAGTGATTGCCAATGCGGCGCCATTCACCAGTGTATTAGCCCAAGGAAATGGTGAACCCAATATTACCGATGGTTTGTTAGACATTACTTGGATTGAGTCCAGTGAGACATCACCACAACAATTATTGAGTATGACCGAGCTATTATTTGCCGGATTAACAGGCGAGCGTGAAGATGATCAGCAGAGTGGAATTCATCATGAGCAAGCTAAGACGATTCAGTTGAGCACGGACTCGTTGTGCAAATATGTTATTGATGGTGAGTTATTTGAGTCTGAAGATTTATGCATCAAGGTTAAACCTAAGTCATTAAATGTGTTGCTGCCTCAAGCGAGCAAACACATTTAA
- a CDS encoding metalloregulator ArsR/SmtB family transcription factor has translation MITLCDKANNECRSYPGAGKQLAWDFPDPKNRAGEQAFLTTLNDINNRLTMFLSVEQPTTEPMSLETQSALNAAEFSSIDPLAFYKCLTDDIRLKSLMLTHYHGELCVCELMAALNEDSQPKVSRNLALLKKAAIISDRKNGQWVFYRINPNLPLWAKSVIAQTTENNLGLIMSSLQRLDIMQNRPNKVSFCR, from the coding sequence GTGATTACCCTTTGTGACAAAGCCAATAACGAATGTCGTAGTTATCCTGGCGCTGGTAAGCAACTGGCGTGGGACTTTCCTGATCCTAAAAATCGCGCAGGTGAACAAGCATTTTTGACCACCTTAAATGACATCAACAACCGCCTGACGATGTTTTTGTCAGTGGAGCAACCAACTACAGAGCCAATGTCGCTAGAGACTCAGTCTGCATTGAATGCCGCTGAATTCTCCAGTATTGATCCCCTCGCGTTTTATAAATGCCTTACCGATGACATTCGCTTAAAAAGCTTAATGTTGACCCATTACCACGGTGAATTGTGTGTGTGTGAGCTAATGGCGGCGCTCAATGAAGATAGCCAACCTAAAGTGTCGCGTAATTTAGCCTTGTTAAAAAAGGCGGCGATTATTAGCGACAGAAAAAACGGTCAATGGGTGTTTTATCGCATCAATCCTAACTTACCTCTATGGGCCAAATCAGTAATAGCACAAACCACCGAAAACAACCTTGGGTTGATTATGTCGTCATTACAACGATTAGACATTATGCAAAATAGGCCTAATAAGGTGAGCTTTTGTCGCTAG
- a CDS encoding DUF1328 family protein, which produces MLGWTLMFLVIAVIAGLLGFTGIAGAAAGIAKIIFFIFIVLLVISLLSSAIRGKGPRA; this is translated from the coding sequence ATGTTGGGCTGGACATTAATGTTTTTAGTTATAGCCGTTATAGCAGGACTATTGGGTTTTACTGGTATTGCTGGAGCCGCAGCAGGGATCGCCAAAATTATTTTCTTTATCTTTATTGTATTACTGGTGATTTCATTATTATCCAGTGCGATTAGAGGTAAAGGTCCCCGAGCATAG